GCCTTGTTCTGTACCTTCAGTCTCGGGCTGCTGCTGATCCATGCGAATAACGTGGTCGAAGGCTATACGGCTGTTACGGGCTCCATGCTGAGCCTGATTCTGTATCTTTTGCCGCTGATGACGTTATTTCTGGGCTCCTTCTCACTGACCTCCGAACGGGAAGACGGAAGCTGGCAGCTCTTATCCACCTATCCCATTGGAACCTTATCCTTCGTTCTGGGAAAATACACCGGGCTAGCCGCTGTCCTGCTGACGATTGTAGCGTTTGGTTACGGGCTGATGGGGCTGGTCAGCGGCCTGCTCGGGATGGCTTTTGCGGCGGATACTTACTTCCTGTTCCTGGCCTTCTCGGCAGGTCTGGTCTTACTGTTCCTGACCCTTGCCCTCTTCATCGGCTCGTTATCCCGCAACCGCTGGCAGGCCTTGACGATCTCCGTAGCGGTCTGGTTCTTCGCCGTAATCGGCTGGCCGACATTCCTGATCGCAGGCCTCGGCCTGCTCCCGTATCTCTGGATCAAGCCAGCGCTGATTGTGCTGACGATGCTTAATCCGGCTGAGCTGGTGCGCCTGTTCGTGGTGGTGAAGCTGGGCGGAGGGTCGGTTCTGGGGCCGGAATATTATCAGTGGGTGGAATGGATTAGCCGCCCGGGCGGCAGCCTGCTGTTCCTCGGGGTCTGCGCTGCCTGGGTGCTGCTGTCCATCTTAGCGGTATATTGGATCTGGGAGAGGGGGCGTTCCCGTGGATAATCCGCTAATTCAGGTGAAAGAGATTACCAAGGTCATAGGGCGGCAAACACTGGTCGAAGAGATCAGCTTCCAGGTTCCCGGCGGCAGCATACTTGCCCTGTGCGGCGGGAATGGAGCTGGCAAAAGCACGGTGCTGCGGATGGTAGCTGGCATTCTACAGCCGACTTCAGGCGAAATTACGGTGAACGGGCTGAAGTGGAAGCAATCCCGCAAGCGCTTTTCCATGCAGATCGGCTATATGCCGGATGATTATCAGTTCAGCCACGGGCTGTCTGCG
This genomic interval from Paenibacillus sp. FSL H8-0332 contains the following:
- a CDS encoding ABC transporter permease, encoding MADILHIARRELKMGFRNPWAYSFLALFCTFSLGLLLIHANNVVEGYTAVTGSMLSLILYLLPLMTLFLGSFSLTSEREDGSWQLLSTYPIGTLSFVLGKYTGLAAVLLTIVAFGYGLMGLVSGLLGMAFAADTYFLFLAFSAGLVLLFLTLALFIGSLSRNRWQALTISVAVWFFAVIGWPTFLIAGLGLLPYLWIKPALIVLTMLNPAELVRLFVVVKLGGGSVLGPEYYQWVEWISRPGGSLLFLGVCAAWVLLSILAVYWIWERGRSRG